The proteins below come from a single bacterium genomic window:
- a CDS encoding sulfurtransferase yields the protein MSEQEFKERGYINPQVLVSTAWVEAHLNDTNVRIIESNEDQLLYPSGHLPGAVEIDWTRDLNDQLRRDYLDRKGFIALVERAGISKDTKVVFYGDKNNWWACYAFWIFQLFGHTNACIMDGGRLKWQKENRTLTRETVKYAPSKYEAAERDDLTNRAFRDDVLKHIQSKLKLVDVRSPEEYRGERLHMPDYPNEGALRGGHIPGAKNIPWARAINPTDGTFKTAPELNQIYQAEQNLSREDKIIAYCRIGERSSHSWFVLKYLLGYQHVRNYDGSWTEWGNLVGVPIEREITESK from the coding sequence ATGTCAGAGCAAGAATTCAAGGAACGTGGTTACATTAACCCTCAGGTCCTAGTTTCGACTGCCTGGGTTGAAGCTCATTTGAATGATACCAATGTGCGAATTATTGAGTCGAATGAAGACCAATTACTTTACCCATCGGGACATCTCCCGGGCGCGGTTGAAATCGACTGGACAAGAGATTTGAATGACCAGCTCCGTCGAGATTATCTCGACCGGAAAGGCTTTATTGCCTTAGTTGAGCGTGCAGGCATTAGTAAAGATACTAAGGTCGTTTTTTACGGCGATAAAAATAATTGGTGGGCGTGCTACGCATTTTGGATTTTTCAACTTTTTGGTCACACGAATGCCTGTATCATGGATGGTGGCCGGCTAAAATGGCAGAAAGAAAATCGAACTTTAACTCGTGAGACCGTCAAGTATGCGCCTTCAAAATATGAAGCTGCTGAGCGGGACGATCTAACGAACCGTGCTTTCCGCGATGATGTTTTAAAGCACATTCAATCCAAGCTTAAGCTTGTCGATGTGCGCAGCCCTGAGGAATATCGTGGAGAGCGTCTACACATGCCAGATTACCCTAATGAAGGGGCTTTACGTGGAGGACACATTCCTGGAGCGAAAAATATTCCCTGGGCGCGGGCGATTAATCCCACAGATGGGACATTTAAAACTGCTCCTGAGTTAAATCAAATTTACCAAGCGGAACAAAATTTAAGCCGCGAGGACAAGATTATCGCCTATTGCCGTATTGGTGAACGCAGTAGTCACAGCTGGTTTGTTTTAAAGTACCTACTTGGTTACCAACATGTCAGAAATTACGACGGCAGTTGGACCGAGTGGGGCAATTTAGTAGGCGTTCCAATTGAGAGAGAAATTACCGAGAGTAAGTAA
- a CDS encoding UbiD family decarboxylase, with protein sequence MSPTNSKNFDSLRSLLAELQVRKQIIEINAPVDPNLELAEIHRRVVAAGGPALLFKNVVGSPFSLVTNLFGTTERVNLAFGNELKDTIAKLAAFPHSMLPPALSKVWAERNTLSKLFKVGTSVTSESPATEVIETPANLAALPFTKSWPADGGFFLTLPLVYTEDPETKISNLGMYRMQRFDAASTGMHFQIGKGGGYHLFRAKELGKKLACNVFLGGPPALILSAIAPLPENVPELLLASLVQGKKLKISRNSDTLLFPATAECVLCGSIDPRESKPEGPFGDHYGYYSLEHDFPVFRVDKVLRRRDAIFPATVVGKPRQEDFYIGNYLQEALSPLFPLVMPGVKSLWSFGETGFHSLSAAQVRERYRKEALSSAFRILGEGQLSLTKFLLLTDQTVNLRSIRAVLEVILERYDPAVDLHVFQHTSMDTLDYTGRKLNEGSKGVLIGVGNPIRTLPRVVKSSPPNYLREATMFCAGCIVVSGESFTAKRNLPEKIAAEPYFTEWPLVVLVDDVARTVQSDQDFLWTVFTRFDPGHDLFLQNQHAERFHVGGNCPLVIDARMKPSYPAELVVDDQTDSLVTKRWGEYFK encoded by the coding sequence GTGAGCCCAACTAATTCAAAAAATTTTGACTCCTTGCGGTCATTGCTTGCGGAATTACAAGTGCGCAAGCAAATAATCGAAATCAATGCGCCAGTTGATCCAAATTTAGAACTAGCTGAAATCCACCGACGCGTAGTTGCGGCTGGCGGTCCAGCATTACTTTTCAAGAATGTAGTGGGTAGCCCCTTCTCACTAGTAACCAATTTATTTGGCACAACTGAACGAGTGAATCTTGCCTTTGGTAATGAACTAAAAGACACGATTGCCAAGTTAGCAGCGTTTCCACACAGCATGTTACCACCTGCCTTAAGTAAGGTTTGGGCTGAGCGTAATACGCTCAGTAAGTTATTTAAGGTTGGAACAAGCGTTACAAGCGAGAGTCCAGCGACAGAAGTGATTGAAACACCAGCAAATCTCGCGGCATTACCTTTTACGAAAAGTTGGCCCGCGGATGGCGGTTTTTTCCTGACGCTACCTTTGGTCTACACAGAAGATCCTGAGACCAAAATTTCAAATCTGGGCATGTATCGCATGCAGCGTTTTGATGCAGCATCAACTGGCATGCATTTCCAAATCGGGAAAGGTGGTGGATACCATTTATTTCGTGCAAAAGAATTAGGAAAAAAATTAGCATGTAACGTCTTTCTTGGGGGACCGCCCGCGCTCATACTCTCAGCAATCGCACCACTACCAGAGAACGTCCCTGAGTTACTTTTGGCGTCCTTGGTTCAAGGTAAAAAGTTAAAAATCTCCCGTAACAGTGATACTTTACTTTTCCCAGCTACTGCAGAATGTGTTTTATGCGGAAGCATCGATCCTAGAGAGAGTAAGCCTGAGGGTCCTTTTGGCGATCATTATGGATACTATTCCCTAGAGCACGACTTTCCGGTTTTCCGCGTGGACAAAGTGCTTCGCAGAAGGGATGCGATTTTTCCTGCAACGGTTGTGGGTAAGCCACGGCAGGAAGATTTTTATATAGGTAACTATTTACAAGAAGCCCTTTCGCCACTTTTTCCCTTAGTCATGCCTGGAGTAAAATCACTGTGGAGTTTTGGTGAGACTGGATTCCATTCATTATCTGCGGCGCAAGTTCGTGAACGCTATCGTAAGGAAGCATTAAGCTCGGCGTTTAGAATTCTGGGGGAGGGGCAACTAAGTCTTACTAAGTTTTTACTGCTCACAGATCAAACCGTAAATTTAAGATCAATTCGAGCGGTGCTAGAGGTCATACTTGAGCGTTACGATCCTGCAGTCGATTTACATGTCTTTCAACACACCTCGATGGATACCCTAGATTATACTGGACGAAAGCTGAACGAGGGCAGTAAGGGGGTGCTGATTGGTGTTGGTAATCCAATTCGTACTTTACCACGAGTGGTAAAAAGTAGCCCCCCCAATTACTTGCGTGAAGCTACAATGTTTTGTGCGGGTTGTATTGTAGTTAGTGGGGAGTCATTTACAGCTAAGCGAAACTTACCTGAGAAAATTGCCGCTGAACCTTATTTTACTGAGTGGCCACTTGTCGTTCTCGTTGATGACGTAGCGCGCACGGTACAAAGCGATCAGGATTTTCTTTGGACGGTATTCACACGGTTTGACCCTGGACATGATCTATTTTTACAAAACCAGCATGCAGAAAGGTTCCATGTCGGAGGAAATTGCCCCTTGGTAATTGATGCCAGAATGAAACCGAGCTATCCAGCTGAGCTAGTAGTAGATGATCAGACGGATAGTCTTGTAACAAAACGCTGGGGTGAATATTTTAAATAA
- a CDS encoding glycosyltransferase, whose protein sequence is MGLFKFLKHLQIRSRGFRSNLKLLGLGEFVRYYWSRFKGLFAPEPKPETFDYWIKHQLPGWPQIQAQTHHDNLIWGKQPLSICYAVIDRTNSISAIRRSLLNLDRQSATWAELMIVTTDTVVEQKCAQLLLKLFPQKLTRVSRVADLTLAKSSVLNSVSTDYITFISAGDLLCQSYTFAIKMHRAEHGDFTVAYVDECYYAPSENAYHNLILKPGWSPEMLLSYNYLGKGVCLNVAALKERGGFNAKTAPAEEFDYFLHLVDSAAKIIKISKPLYFRSAKRFIRNALDLESAESEKESQCLTQYLSRLGFREISIKKNPQHAKQVSWKLETEPCVSIIIPSLNNFEMLKRCIEGLINDTNYLNKEIIIVDNLSTEESVLEYYKSLKQAGFAKIITFNEEFNYSKACNLGAEHAEGEYLLFLNNDTEVISKDWLTELIRMASLPGIGMVGAKLLYPWGEVQHAGVALGLHTVGHIYLYSKANHFDIFGSPNIYRNLLAVTGACQLISRKTFEQVGRFDEQYKIFFSDIALGLRVREIGLRVVYTPYAELYHHEGATRDGSFPLQDLTKFIALLKELALTQDPYWHECLSSLHHVPRLRAPHEGSPADSILLLDRVYYQCPKVPLRDIFDESEIIAAYADLDRSKLFPANHTISEIEASECAAAAFVINLLRTNHDLRKRFPRALSAGITGEFYEWLKTDGAIQYQLTQGALEQIKAAFAAKLSRNIRHFVETRTDLRSHIPCALFKTEQLRLLHWLLTDFIPQYHLTIEEIWWFLIEAQENPQQELINSYLLNPQWQRSFPDALTIFGWAEFASWVIEQFNLENIGISIEEYPTFYSPEEQLRIAYNCRPRWRLRFPNAFQVPSERLKLVKWLRTDTGWESNVKDKIAFNKLIGELDLTSNPQDGLNVLAHLTYPSGLQVAAHALCNSLRLVNIPLALRNFPAGKDKPDFSVEQYYLSQEVYDTTLLHIQAPALGNIYFKANTCTRSVSTYKIAYWFWELAEIPVSWAKVSSAVDEIWSPTSFVTEALKRMGTVPIYTQLPGVELPRFKSLPRSYFGLPEDRFIFMFMFDMNSFMERKNPLALIRAFKKAFRSDDRASLVIKVSRGENDPKSFHKLIAAAKSCNAIVINKTLLREETYALQENCDCYVSLHRSEGFGLTLAETMLMGKPTIATNYSGNVDFMNQHVSKLVDFKLTELKKDYLPYEKGMHWADPDIDQAAEYLRWVYAHQDQAKLLGLAAKSHVEKVLSLEASGKRMQERLAEIKLLKANRGPNVEITERIRPNVAVRL, encoded by the coding sequence ATGGGTCTATTTAAATTTCTTAAACATTTGCAAATAAGGTCACGAGGTTTTCGTAGTAATTTAAAACTGCTTGGCCTTGGCGAATTTGTTCGATATTATTGGTCCCGCTTCAAGGGCTTGTTTGCGCCTGAGCCAAAGCCCGAAACCTTCGACTACTGGATCAAACATCAGTTGCCAGGGTGGCCCCAAATCCAGGCACAGACTCATCACGATAATTTGATTTGGGGCAAGCAGCCATTAAGTATTTGTTATGCGGTGATCGATCGAACTAACTCGATTTCCGCGATCAGGCGCTCCCTACTAAATCTGGATCGTCAGTCTGCAACCTGGGCAGAGCTGATGATTGTCACTACAGATACTGTAGTCGAGCAGAAATGTGCTCAACTACTATTAAAATTATTTCCGCAGAAGCTTACGCGAGTAAGCCGCGTAGCTGATCTTACCTTAGCTAAGTCTAGCGTGCTTAATAGCGTCAGCACAGATTACATAACGTTTATTTCTGCAGGTGATTTACTGTGTCAGAGCTACACTTTTGCAATTAAAATGCATCGCGCCGAGCATGGAGATTTCACTGTCGCCTATGTTGATGAGTGTTACTATGCGCCTTCTGAGAACGCCTATCACAACCTCATACTTAAGCCCGGGTGGTCTCCTGAGATGCTTCTCAGTTATAACTATCTCGGAAAAGGTGTGTGTCTAAATGTAGCCGCCTTGAAAGAACGTGGTGGTTTTAATGCTAAAACCGCGCCCGCAGAAGAGTTTGATTATTTTCTCCACTTAGTCGATAGCGCGGCAAAAATTATAAAAATTAGTAAACCACTTTATTTCAGGTCCGCCAAAAGGTTTATCCGCAATGCGCTAGATTTAGAGTCAGCCGAGAGTGAGAAAGAATCTCAGTGCTTGACCCAATATCTGAGCCGACTGGGGTTTAGAGAGATTTCAATCAAAAAAAATCCGCAGCACGCTAAGCAAGTGTCTTGGAAACTTGAAACTGAGCCTTGTGTCAGTATTATTATTCCGAGCTTAAATAATTTCGAGATGCTCAAGCGCTGCATTGAAGGACTGATTAATGACACTAATTACCTCAATAAAGAGATCATCATTGTTGATAATCTGAGCACCGAGGAAAGTGTGCTGGAGTATTACAAGTCCCTCAAGCAAGCCGGATTTGCTAAAATTATTACATTTAATGAAGAATTTAATTATTCAAAGGCGTGTAACTTAGGTGCAGAGCACGCCGAGGGCGAATATTTACTCTTTCTTAATAATGACACTGAAGTGATCAGTAAAGATTGGCTTACAGAGTTAATCCGCATGGCAAGCCTCCCGGGCATTGGCATGGTTGGAGCTAAATTATTATACCCTTGGGGGGAAGTTCAGCATGCTGGTGTAGCTTTAGGGTTACATACCGTTGGACATATTTATCTGTATAGCAAAGCTAATCATTTTGACATCTTCGGTTCACCTAATATCTATCGAAATTTGCTAGCAGTTACTGGCGCTTGCCAATTAATTAGTCGTAAGACCTTTGAACAAGTTGGACGATTTGATGAGCAATATAAAATCTTCTTTAGCGATATCGCTTTGGGACTACGCGTCAGGGAAATCGGCTTACGTGTAGTATATACTCCCTATGCAGAACTTTATCACCACGAAGGTGCAACTCGGGATGGGTCTTTTCCACTGCAAGATCTGACAAAATTTATAGCTTTACTTAAGGAATTAGCTCTAACTCAAGACCCCTATTGGCATGAGTGCTTAAGCTCACTGCATCACGTTCCGCGGTTACGAGCGCCACACGAAGGATCACCAGCAGATTCCATTTTATTACTCGATCGAGTTTACTATCAGTGCCCAAAGGTGCCTCTACGTGATATTTTTGACGAGTCTGAGATCATAGCAGCATACGCGGACTTAGATCGATCTAAACTCTTTCCTGCTAACCACACGATTTCGGAAATCGAGGCATCTGAGTGCGCAGCTGCTGCTTTTGTCATTAATCTGCTCCGTACAAACCACGATCTACGTAAGCGTTTCCCTCGAGCACTTTCTGCTGGAATAACCGGAGAATTTTATGAGTGGCTTAAAACAGATGGTGCTATTCAGTATCAGTTAACTCAAGGTGCCCTTGAGCAAATCAAAGCAGCTTTTGCCGCAAAGCTCTCAAGAAATATTCGACACTTTGTTGAGACGCGCACTGATTTAAGATCGCATATCCCCTGCGCTTTATTCAAAACTGAGCAGCTGCGCCTCTTACACTGGCTACTTACGGATTTCATACCTCAGTATCATCTAACAATTGAAGAAATCTGGTGGTTTTTAATTGAGGCGCAGGAAAATCCTCAGCAAGAGTTGATTAATAGTTACTTACTTAACCCGCAGTGGCAGCGTTCATTTCCAGATGCTTTGACTATTTTCGGTTGGGCTGAGTTTGCAAGCTGGGTAATTGAACAGTTTAATCTGGAAAATATTGGAATTAGCATCGAAGAATATCCAACATTTTATTCTCCAGAGGAACAGTTACGTATTGCCTATAACTGCCGCCCACGTTGGCGCCTGAGATTTCCCAATGCTTTTCAAGTACCAAGCGAGAGACTGAAGCTAGTTAAGTGGCTCCGCACTGACACGGGTTGGGAATCTAATGTTAAAGATAAAATCGCATTTAACAAACTAATTGGCGAGCTTGACCTAACAAGCAATCCGCAAGACGGGCTTAATGTTTTAGCGCATTTAACCTACCCTTCAGGATTACAAGTTGCAGCCCATGCACTCTGTAATTCCTTACGCTTAGTTAATATTCCATTAGCCTTAAGAAATTTCCCTGCAGGGAAAGATAAACCTGATTTTTCTGTTGAGCAGTACTATTTGTCACAAGAAGTTTACGACACAACCTTGCTACATATTCAGGCCCCTGCACTAGGCAATATTTATTTCAAAGCAAATACCTGCACACGAAGCGTTAGCACTTACAAAATTGCTTATTGGTTTTGGGAATTAGCCGAAATCCCTGTATCCTGGGCGAAAGTGTCTTCAGCAGTTGATGAGATTTGGTCGCCAACTAGTTTTGTCACGGAAGCTTTGAAACGTATGGGAACAGTGCCAATTTATACCCAACTTCCTGGTGTTGAATTGCCCAGATTTAAATCGTTACCCAGAAGTTATTTCGGTCTCCCCGAAGACCGTTTTATTTTTATGTTCATGTTCGACATGAATAGCTTTATGGAGCGTAAGAATCCATTAGCACTCATTCGAGCATTTAAAAAAGCTTTTCGCAGTGACGACCGCGCTTCGCTTGTTATTAAAGTCTCACGCGGGGAAAATGATCCGAAATCATTTCACAAACTTATTGCTGCAGCAAAATCCTGTAACGCAATTGTGATAAACAAAACGCTACTGCGTGAAGAAACTTATGCGCTGCAAGAAAACTGCGATTGCTATGTTTCTTTACACCGCTCTGAGGGTTTTGGTTTAACCCTGGCGGAAACAATGCTCATGGGCAAACCAACCATTGCAACGAACTATTCTGGTAACGTTGATTTTATGAATCAACACGTCAGTAAACTCGTGGATTTTAAATTGACTGAGCTTAAAAAAGACTATTTACCATATGAAAAGGGCATGCATTGGGCAGACCCTGATATCGATCAAGCAGCTGAGTATCTGCGCTGGGTTTACGCACATCAGGACCAAGCAAAACTACTTGGTCTAGCTGCTAAGTCCCATGTTGAGAAGGTATTAAGCTTGGAAGCATCTGGTAAGCGTATGCAAGAACGCTTAGCAGAAATTAAGTTACTAAAAGCCAATAGAGGCCCAAATGTAGAAATCACTGAGCGGATCAGGCCGAATGTCGCAGTTAGGCTTTAA
- a CDS encoding haloacid dehalogenase-like hydrolase, with product MQTPANTTNISDLDCPLCVDLDGTLLRVDSAYKLFTRSVIRNPLLLFPILVIWATSGMAKVKQHLAQRVSYNVADFPIHESFYRFLKQEKAKNRTLILVSGTDKSIAQACAKYFGIFSDVMASDGKINLVGKNKASHLVNKFGAHKFDYAGNERKDIYVWQVSRKAYLVGSRFKPSRTTIKFEQVFDA from the coding sequence ATGCAAACTCCAGCCAATACTACAAATATTAGCGATCTTGATTGCCCACTCTGCGTAGACTTGGATGGTACATTACTTCGTGTTGATTCTGCCTATAAGCTTTTTACACGTTCCGTGATACGTAACCCGCTATTGCTTTTCCCAATTTTAGTCATTTGGGCAACTTCAGGCATGGCAAAAGTAAAACAGCATTTAGCTCAAAGAGTTAGCTATAATGTCGCAGATTTTCCAATACATGAATCATTTTATCGCTTTCTCAAGCAAGAAAAAGCAAAAAATCGAACTCTGATACTTGTCTCTGGAACTGACAAAAGTATCGCGCAGGCCTGCGCTAAATATTTTGGAATTTTTTCTGATGTCATGGCCAGTGACGGTAAAATTAATTTGGTCGGAAAAAATAAAGCATCTCACCTAGTTAACAAATTCGGCGCGCATAAATTTGACTACGCCGGAAATGAGCGTAAAGACATTTATGTATGGCAAGTATCGCGCAAGGCTTATCTAGTCGGTTCTAGGTTTAAGCCAAGCAGGACTACAATCAAGTTTGAACAAGTTTTTGATGCGTAA
- a CDS encoding ABC transporter permease, producing the protein MLVISDFISQVLRYREYLYQSVLRDLRRRYKRSILGYFWSIAHPLMMMIVLATVFSHIMRIEIKDYAIFLFAGLLPWNFFSSTAMMSLHSIRSNARLFSHVPIPKYIFVLSIAASNFVNYLLALIPLLLMILVAGRTVPATIVLLPLVLIPFILAVLGISMLLAASNVFFEDTHHLAEVGMSVLYFLSPVLYHRGLLPQSLVKYLVYNPFFTQIEFIRAVVYDGVFPDFSVFLCNLLASILIFVIALVIFRKVEDKFLYFI; encoded by the coding sequence ATGCTCGTAATCAGTGATTTTATTAGCCAAGTTTTGAGATACCGGGAGTATCTCTATCAATCTGTTTTACGCGACCTGCGCAGACGCTATAAGCGCTCGATCCTTGGGTATTTTTGGTCAATCGCCCACCCCTTGATGATGATGATTGTTTTAGCAACTGTGTTTTCGCATATCATGCGAATCGAAATTAAAGATTATGCGATCTTTTTATTTGCGGGGCTTTTACCTTGGAATTTTTTTAGTAGCACCGCGATGATGTCCTTACACAGTATTCGCTCAAATGCGCGACTCTTTAGTCATGTGCCGATCCCTAAATATATTTTTGTACTTTCAATTGCTGCATCAAACTTTGTTAATTACTTACTGGCCTTAATTCCCTTGCTGCTGATGATTCTTGTGGCGGGGCGCACGGTCCCAGCAACAATTGTTTTATTACCGCTAGTCTTAATCCCCTTCATTCTAGCCGTATTGGGAATCTCGATGCTACTGGCCGCAAGTAATGTGTTTTTTGAAGACACACATCATTTAGCAGAAGTCGGGATGAGTGTGCTTTATTTCTTAAGCCCAGTACTCTACCACCGCGGACTATTGCCGCAGTCACTTGTAAAATATTTAGTTTACAATCCATTTTTTACTCAGATTGAGTTTATCCGAGCTGTTGTCTACGACGGGGTTTTTCCTGACTTTTCAGTCTTTTTATGCAATCTCCTGGCTTCGATCTTAATTTTTGTGATCGCTTTGGTCATCTTTCGTAAAGTAGAAGATAAATTTTTGTATTTTATTTAG
- a CDS encoding ABC transporter ATP-binding protein yields the protein MQQDLENSAPITLTAVTVAYRSYQKRPTSLKETILKLLTQGKVKYYSTLDALSGLTLSVKKGSVLGIIGSNGSGKSTLLKVLAQVLKPTSGKVTIQGTVASLIDLGVGFDHELNAIENIYLNGSLYGRTRAQIEARVPGIIEFSELQDFSETPIKYFSSGMVARLGFACAIDVNPDILLVDEVLSVGDERFQQKCHDRIQQFLKTDRTVIMVSHDMKVIEEMCDEVAVLSRGQLIYLGAAAEAIACYRDEHYQTRLGAHFDNPQVIV from the coding sequence ATGCAACAAGATTTAGAAAATAGTGCTCCAATCACACTGACTGCCGTAACTGTTGCATACCGCTCCTATCAGAAGCGTCCAACTTCGCTTAAAGAAACAATTCTAAAACTCCTAACTCAAGGCAAGGTAAAGTACTACTCCACATTAGATGCACTGTCGGGTCTGACACTCAGTGTTAAAAAGGGATCTGTGCTTGGAATCATTGGTAGTAATGGCAGTGGAAAGAGCACTTTACTCAAAGTGCTTGCGCAAGTACTGAAACCCACTTCAGGTAAAGTTACAATCCAGGGGACTGTAGCTTCTCTGATTGATCTCGGTGTTGGATTTGATCATGAACTGAATGCCATTGAAAATATTTACCTAAATGGGTCACTTTATGGCCGCACGCGAGCGCAAATTGAGGCGCGCGTTCCAGGAATTATCGAATTCTCAGAGCTTCAGGATTTTAGCGAAACTCCAATTAAGTACTTCTCCTCGGGCATGGTCGCTAGACTTGGATTTGCCTGTGCGATTGATGTTAACCCCGATATCCTCTTAGTCGATGAAGTGCTCTCAGTTGGCGATGAACGTTTTCAACAAAAATGCCATGATCGCATTCAGCAATTTCTTAAAACAGATCGCACCGTGATCATGGTCAGTCATGACATGAAGGTAATTGAAGAGATGTGTGACGAGGTTGCAGTTTTATCACGTGGACAATTAATTTATTTAGGTGCCGCGGCAGAGGCCATCGCTTGTTATCGTGATGAGCACTATCAAACCCGCCTTGGCGCCCATTTTGATAATCCGCAGGTCATCGTGTAA
- a CDS encoding SufE family protein — protein sequence MDFLDYPEKLKNFLLQIQDVDDREERAALLIEIADRFKPVPAEIATRPYPANHRVPACESDAYIWATQLADGGYKFHFAVENPQGISAKAVAVLIDETLSGCTAEEIAKVSEDMIFTVFGKNISMGKGQGLMGMITLTKRLASQSRENY from the coding sequence ATGGATTTCTTAGACTACCCGGAAAAACTTAAAAACTTCTTGCTGCAGATTCAAGACGTCGATGACCGCGAAGAACGCGCTGCCTTATTGATTGAAATTGCCGATCGTTTCAAGCCTGTGCCAGCTGAGATTGCAACACGTCCCTACCCTGCCAATCACCGCGTTCCGGCCTGTGAGTCAGATGCTTATATTTGGGCAACTCAACTTGCAGATGGCGGTTATAAATTTCATTTTGCAGTTGAAAACCCACAAGGTATATCTGCTAAGGCGGTAGCAGTTTTAATTGATGAAACCCTTTCCGGATGCACTGCTGAGGAAATTGCAAAAGTCAGCGAAGATATGATTTTTACAGTTTTCGGCAAAAACATTTCGATGGGCAAGGGCCAAGGTTTGATGGGGATGATCACTCTCACCAAACGCCTGGCTAGCCAAAGTCGGGAGAATTATTAA
- a CDS encoding glycosyltransferase family 2 protein, whose amino-acid sequence MGKKISLIIPVYNEADHLERFLNTIDTLELPALKELVFVNDCSKDNSGKILDDFKFKSSALIIHQEKNQGKGAALRRGIESATGEIIGIQDADFEYDPSDIPGLITPLLQEKADIVYGSRFKHGAQVHRTIHYLINRMLTLFSNFASGLYVTDMETCYKFFRADVIKNIKLESNRFGFEPEITAKIARLKVRVLEFPISYFPRNYLEGKKITWKDGFAALRHIFYFNFCINSKECFTENLPQHYIPKGQHWL is encoded by the coding sequence ATGGGCAAAAAAATTAGTCTAATCATTCCAGTATATAATGAAGCCGACCACTTGGAACGATTCCTCAACACAATCGATACTCTGGAATTGCCTGCACTAAAAGAATTAGTTTTTGTGAACGATTGTTCAAAGGATAATTCCGGTAAAATACTTGATGATTTTAAATTTAAATCCTCGGCACTGATTATTCATCAGGAGAAAAACCAAGGTAAAGGGGCTGCGCTGAGACGCGGAATCGAATCCGCAACGGGAGAAATCATTGGCATCCAAGATGCTGATTTCGAATATGACCCGAGTGACATTCCTGGTCTGATTACTCCACTTTTACAAGAAAAAGCAGATATCGTTTATGGTTCACGCTTTAAGCACGGCGCGCAGGTGCATCGCACAATACATTATCTGATTAACCGCATGCTTACGCTGTTTAGCAATTTTGCCAGTGGCTTGTATGTTACTGACATGGAAACTTGCTATAAGTTTTTTCGCGCCGATGTAATCAAGAACATTAAACTTGAATCCAATCGCTTTGGCTTTGAACCTGAGATCACGGCTAAAATTGCACGTTTAAAAGTCCGTGTGCTCGAATTCCCGATTTCCTATTTCCCTAGAAATTACTTGGAAGGTAAAAAAATTACCTGGAAAGATGGTTTTGCGGCACTTCGTCATATTTTTTACTTTAATTTTTGCATCAACTCAAAAGAGTGCTTCACCGAGAATTTACCCCAACATTATATTCCAAAAGGCCAGCATTGGTTATGA